The Chryseobacterium turcicum nucleotide sequence ACCTCACCTTCGTTCAGTATGTGGACCATTGGCCTGAAAAAAGAAATTATGGATAAAAAAGCCAGTATAGGATTGAATATAACGGATCCTTTTACTGAAAACAAACATTTTAAAACGGAAGTGTTAACACCAGACTATACACAAAAAAGCAATATGAAGCTCCCGTTCCGTTCTTTTGGGCTAACCTTTAGTTACAATTTTGGTAAGACAGATTCCAAAAATAAGACCCGCAAAGAAAGAGGTATTAAAAATGATGATCAGAAACAGGAAGAATCCAATCAGGGTACTCAAATGAATAACGGAAGATAAATTATTTTCTTGTTCTATGAATTAACAGAAAACTGCGGACTGAAAACTCAATTAATACCTGTTATATAAAAGTAACATTGAAAAATTGAGTTCCCTCATACTTCTCATATGATTACCACACCTAGGAAGGAAAGTAAATTTTTCTTCCTAGGTTAAAATTCAGTTAATCCAGTCGGATACCGTTTTTAAATGTGCTTTGTCGTAAAATCTGAAAGGGCAATATAAATTATTTTGAAATTCAAACAAATTTATGAAACGAACCTAAACAGGCTAAAGAGGGACGAACAAATCATCGGAATAAAGTTGCTATTTGGATAGGCTTCGAAATAAACGCTTTAGCATTGTTAAATTAAATACTCTTTTTGTATGTGTATCTCTCATCAAAATTTAACAGAAACTGAATGGAAAATTATTTCAATAAATCGATCCACAAATTGGAAACAACAATCCTGGAATTAGAGAGTGATGCCGATTGCTCTATACAAAAGATAGAAACCATTATAAAACTAATCGTTCAAAATCTGTCTGATTTAAAAGAGTATGTCCTAAAAAAAGGATTTAAGAATATAGCCGAAGAAATTCATTTTTTCAAACATCAGAAACCTGCGATTGTTTCAAAGCTCATTTTTTATAACACCATTTATAAAATAGAAACCAAAAAACCTTATG carries:
- a CDS encoding RteC domain-containing protein; translation: MENYFNKSIHKLETTILELESDADCSIQKIETIIKLIVQNLSDLKEYVLKKGFKNIAEEIHFFKHQKPAIVSKLIFYNTIYKIETKKPYGAKQIKKFLNEELNRLKKFFDNNLEFYKYYRTNNTFIDDKLFIRGKYDIKLSLDTFYFEVDHRFLRLIITLRKYIIYNISTLF